The segment acTTAGTAGCTATGTAACTAAAAACATGACATTTTattaaacttgaatttaaaaaaatagtATTACCAAagacttgaattttaaatttctaaaataaaaatacaaaactaaactttaaatctttttaaaaaaatacagaGACTTACAACCAACACATGAGGCAACAATGAATGGGATTGGCAGATGAAGAAGCGGCTTCAGTTTCCTCATCGTTGAACATATAAGATATGGTGATATCAGAATATAATTATTCGGGAGATATATGTCTGAAAATGAGCAACTATGTACATCTGGCATGGAAGAAACATCTATGGGGTAAGGTCAATTAGTATTAGCAAATATATGTATGCTTTTTGAGTCgaaaatgatgacaaaaaaattaTGCTTTTGGAGAAATGCAAGTGATAAAGAGAAAGTTGGAGCATTTACTATTTGCAAAGTCAATATTGGTTATTATATCACAAGATTTGTTTGAATGGGTGGAATGTCATTCATAAAGTAATTAACAGTTATAAAATATCAGCAAAACTAAATGCTGATAGTGTATGAATTGATACACCACCATGTATGCATACATGATGCTGCGAATGGGAAGGGAGTTTGATGCAGAAGAATCATATTCGGAAGAATGAGGTTCTTTCAGCCCACCACATAATTAAAACAACTCTTTTTGGGGGTCGTTGACTCTTTGGAGTTGCTATTGTATGTTATTATTCATTGATATCCAGAGGAGACTTCTCTTCCAAGGCACTACAACTTTCTTATTGGGTTTTCAACTCCCTAACCATCAATTCCTTAGTTGAATGTTGAATAAAGAAAACAGAATCCCAGGCTTTTAGTGGTGTACCCAATGCCCAACATCTTCATtttatatttgatatgttttacACCTTACTTCCAACTCTAAATCTTGTACTCCTAAGTGGGGCATGTTCCATGGGTACTTTATGATACCATAATTTATCCAGTGATGTGATTTATATTTATAACCCCTTTCCATTTTctaattttctatttatttatttattcttttttattGATTAAATATCAAAATCTTATATTCTAAACAAATAATATCAGTAATATTTTATTATGAGATAAATTTATAGACAAGATTAAATACAAATATGATTTTAACTTataataaaagtaacaaaatCATGCAATATTTGATATGAGCAGAGAACATATTGGTCcactattaatatttaatttttgaaatgtaTACTTTTTGTATGGCCTGGTGTATTTTAAAATCTAGAATCTATTCCTTATTGCGCAGATTAATTTTCGAACAGGTCTATCCCCTCTTTCTATCTATATAATCTGCCTATTGTCAAAGCTTAATCATATCTACGCTTagtaaatcaaaaaaaaaaaaaaaaatgggggTAGACATACAGAACAAGATCCGCCTAGCTCTTGGGTCAGTGAAGGATCATGCATCCATCGGTAAGGCCATGATATACAACCACCACAACCGAAAAGCCTTTTCCGATATAGAGATCGCTGTGCTGCGAGCAACCGGCCACGATAACGGTCCCATAGGAGACAAATACATGCATGAGATCCTTTTCCTCGTCTCCAACTCGCCGGGGTCCATCCCTTTCCTCGCCGAAAGGATTTCACGGCGCCTCTGCAAGACTCGACACCGCCTCGTTGCTCTCAAAACGCTTTCTCTCATCCACCGTCTCCTGCGGGGTGGCAACCGTTGCTTCGAACAACAGCTGCGTAGCGCTCATGTTTCCGGTCATCTCCAGATGAGCACCAACAGTTTTCTCAAGTGTTCGGATCCTTGGTCTTCGTTCCTGCGGAGCTACGCGGCTTATCTGGAAGAACGAGTGGGATGGGCCATTAACCAAGCCGGGAAACTCGAACCGGTTATGTTCAATGGCTTGGAGTTCGGGTGTTACGAGGAGAAGTCGGTGGATATGGTGTTTCGTAAGTTACCCAAATGTCAAGCGTTTATAGACAGGGTCTTGGATTGTTCGCCGCGTGATATCGTGCCTGCTGCAGACAGCTTAGCTCAAGCGGCCTTGGTCAATACCTTGAAAGAGAGCTTCCAGGTTTACATCATGCTTTGTGAAGGCATCGGAATCCTCATCAACATGTTCTTCGATTTAACAAGACCAGCCAGAGCTTTGGCCTGCGATATACTCAAGAGAACTTCACGCCAAAGCAAGGAGCTTCACGATTTGTATGAAACCTGCAAACGAGTTATGGAAAACAAGAATCTCGAGTA is part of the Gossypium arboreum isolate Shixiya-1 chromosome 5, ASM2569848v2, whole genome shotgun sequence genome and harbors:
- the LOC108478911 gene encoding putative clathrin assembly protein At1g33340, with the translated sequence MGVDIQNKIRLALGSVKDHASIGKAMIYNHHNRKAFSDIEIAVLRATGHDNGPIGDKYMHEILFLVSNSPGSIPFLAERISRRLCKTRHRLVALKTLSLIHRLLRGGNRCFEQQLRSAHVSGHLQMSTNSFLKCSDPWSSFLRSYAAYLEERVGWAINQAGKLEPVMFNGLEFGCYEEKSVDMVFRKLPKCQAFIDRVLDCSPRDIVPAADSLAQAALVNTLKESFQVYIMLCEGIGILINMFFDLTRPARALACDILKRTSRQSKELHDLYETCKRVMENKNLEYPNVQIITMDHVLALEQCSSFMSTSTSTTPPPLSDCLTTLGKESEKEENGDNGSSSSQFSCTMETKISKVWVVFEEDDGELQVPMAMDIV